A stretch of the Pseudorasbora parva isolate DD20220531a chromosome 13, ASM2467924v1, whole genome shotgun sequence genome encodes the following:
- the orai1a gene encoding calcium release-activated calcium channel protein 1 — MSSNEHSLQALSWRKLYLSRAKLKATSRTSALLSGFAMVAMVEVQLEDDHYYPPGLLIAFSACTTVLVAVHLFALLISTCILPNLEAVSNVHNLNSIKESPHERMHRHIELAWAFSTVIGTLLFLIEVVLLCWVKFLPLKIKTNPPEKENGTVISPGEAAAIASTAIMIPFAVVFIVFAVHFYRSLVSHKTERQDEELEVLAKITQMQNQLDNRGEANLV; from the exons ATGAGTTCTAACGAGCACTCACTTCAAGCTTTGTCATGGAGAAAACTTTACTTGAGTCGAGCCAAACTTAAAGCGACCAGCAGAACCTCTGCCCTGCTCTCCGGCTTTGCTATg GTAGCAATGGTGGAAGTGCAGTTGGAGGATGATCACTATTACCCTCCTGGTTTATTGATTGCTTTCAGTGCCTGCACAACAGTGCTGGTGGCCGTCCACCTCTTTGCCTTGCTGATCAGTACATGTATCCTGCCTAACCTGGAAGCCGTGAGCAACGTGCACAACCTCAACTCCATTAAGGAATCGCCACACGAGCGGATGCACCGTCACATTGAGCTGGCCTGGGCCTTCTCCACCGTTATAGGCACCCTTCTGTTCCTTATAGAAGTGGTTCTTCTCTGCTGGGTAAAGTTCCTTCCTCTGAAGATTAAGACCAATCCTCCTGAGAAAGAAAATGGAACTGTTATAAGCCCGGGGGAAGCTGCAGCAATTGCCTCTACCGCCATCATGATACCTTTTGCCGTGGTGTTTATCGTTTTCGCGGTGCATTTTTACCGTTCGCTGGTCAGCCACAAAACGGAGCGGCAGGACGAGGAGTTGGAGGTTCTGGCCAAAATCACACAGATGCAAAACCAACTGGATAACAGGGGAGAGGCAAATTTAGTTTAG